In Syngnathus scovelli strain Florida chromosome 10, RoL_Ssco_1.2, whole genome shotgun sequence, the following are encoded in one genomic region:
- the LOC125976123 gene encoding uncharacterized protein has protein sequence MKPNERKETLLAAKENIEMESLSFHETREVLPTQELEEDHCAYQNLEHPLVVICEEEPILEVEAQQDGVQKSKPQPNMVTPSSESANCGSRPPPLVFMEDIEIEMEVLPHLTKSKAQLVGLITPTFSCKASRMKWKPLTPQQSGLVVKDVFCLPRGLYVEGEIGRNTAPQGKAQAALSAMGLTARITIDRAWSAKQMASRLAALFQGRVAKEAGQCFSFSYLKCMQQVLFVPATPVEGWTGAQVLRISGPGALYILSHHDHLQAATAPGCVDVACGPETP, from the exons ATGAAGCCAAATGAAAGGAAAGAGACTTTGCTGGCCGCCAAGGAAAACATTGAAATGGAATCACTCTCTTTCCACGAAACCCGTGAAGTGCTTCCAACACAAGAGCTGGAGGAAGACCATTGCGCTTACCAG AACTTGGAGCATCCTCTGGTCGTCATTTGTGAGGAAGAGCCAATACTGGAGGTTGAAGCCCAGCAAGATGGAGTGCAGAAGTCCAAACCTCAACCCAACATGGTGACCCCATCCAGTGAAAGTGCAAATTGTGGAAGCCGCCCCCCTCCCCTTGTCTTCATGGAGGACATCGAGATAGAAATGGAG GTGCTTCCTCACCTCACAAAGTCCAAGGCTCAACTTGTGGGGCTCATCACCCCG ACATTTAGCTGCAAAGCGAGCCGAATGAAATGGAAGCCGCTGACTCCTCAGCAGAGCGGCCTGGTGGTCAAAGATGTTTTCTGCTTGCCCAGAGGCCTCTACGTTGAAGGAGAAATCGGCAG GAACACGGCACCACAAGGCAAAGCGCAAGCTGCACTTTCAGCCATGGGACTGACTGCCCGGATCACCATTGATCGCGCGTGGTCAGCCAAACAGATGGCAAGTCGGTTGGCGGCGCTTTTCCAAGGCCGAGTTGCGAAAGAGGCCGGACAATGCTTTTCCTTCTCTTATTTAAAG TGCATGCAGCAGGTTCTCTTTGTCCCGGCCACACCTGTGGAAGGCTGGACTGGAGCGCAGGTCCTCAGGATCTCAGGACCGGGGGCGCTTTATATCCTCAGccatcatgaccacctgcag GCTGCCACTGCTCCCGGCTGCGTGGATGTGGCTTGCGGACCTGAAACGCCATAA